One Luoshenia tenuis genomic region harbors:
- a CDS encoding replication-associated recombination protein A → MDDLFTSNTQQSAPLADRMRPRTLDEFIGQQHIIGPGRLLRRAIEADRLTSSIFFGPPGCGKTTLASIIANNTNGAFVKLNAVTSGVADVREVIKAAENRLKLYGKRTYLLLDECHRWNKAQSDSILPAVEKGIILFIGSTTENPAIAMTPAIVSRCRIFQFQALGEADILLAMRRALEDKERGFGMMDVQMDEEAFSHIADVANGDVRSALNALELAVLTTRPDADGIIHIDLKTAEESIQRRVLNIDESQYYDMLSAFCKSLRGSDSTAALAWCARLLSAGIDPRIIARRMIAHASEDVGMANPQAMVQAVAAAQALEFNGLPEAQLNLAQAIIFICESPKSNSVVMAIDAANADVEGTLHQPVPVHLRDTSYKGAGKLGSGKGYKYPHDYPGHWVAQQYRPESVKDRTYYRPSDQGSEARIRENWLRRGWDPDGK, encoded by the coding sequence ATGGACGACCTCTTTACCAGCAATACCCAGCAAAGCGCCCCCCTGGCCGACCGGATGCGCCCCCGCACGCTGGACGAATTCATCGGCCAGCAGCACATCATCGGCCCCGGGCGGCTATTGCGCCGCGCCATCGAAGCGGACCGGCTGACCAGCAGTATCTTTTTCGGCCCTCCGGGCTGCGGCAAGACCACGCTGGCCTCCATCATCGCCAACAACACCAACGGCGCCTTTGTTAAGTTAAACGCCGTAACCTCCGGCGTGGCGGATGTTCGCGAGGTGATCAAGGCGGCGGAAAACCGCCTGAAGCTATACGGCAAGCGCACCTACCTGCTGCTGGACGAATGCCACCGCTGGAACAAGGCGCAGAGCGATTCCATTTTGCCCGCAGTAGAAAAGGGCATCATCCTGTTTATCGGCTCCACCACTGAGAACCCCGCCATTGCCATGACGCCGGCTATCGTCAGCCGGTGCCGCATCTTCCAATTCCAGGCGCTGGGCGAGGCGGATATCCTGCTGGCCATGCGCCGGGCGCTGGAAGACAAGGAGCGGGGCTTTGGGATGATGGACGTGCAGATGGACGAGGAGGCTTTTAGCCACATTGCCGATGTGGCCAATGGCGATGTGCGCAGCGCCCTAAACGCGCTGGAGCTGGCGGTACTCACCACCCGGCCGGATGCAGACGGCATTATCCATATCGACCTAAAGACGGCCGAGGAATCCATCCAGCGCCGGGTGCTCAACATCGACGAATCGCAATATTACGACATGCTCAGCGCCTTTTGCAAATCCCTGCGCGGCTCGGATTCCACCGCTGCCTTGGCCTGGTGTGCCCGGCTGCTGAGTGCGGGGATCGACCCGCGCATCATCGCCCGGCGGATGATCGCCCATGCCAGCGAAGACGTGGGGATGGCCAATCCCCAGGCCATGGTGCAGGCCGTGGCGGCGGCGCAGGCGTTGGAGTTCAACGGGCTGCCCGAGGCCCAGCTCAACCTAGCCCAGGCCATCATCTTTATCTGCGAAAGTCCCAAGTCCAACTCCGTGGTGATGGCCATCGACGCGGCCAACGCCGATGTGGAGGGCACGCTGCACCAGCCCGTGCCCGTACACCTGCGGGATACCTCCTATAAGGGCGCAGGTAAACTGGGTTCGGGCAAGGGTTATAAGTATCCGCACGATTATCCCGGCCATTGGGTGGCCCAGCAATACCGGCCCGAATCCGTCAAGGACAGGACCTATTACCGCCCGTCCGATCAGGGCAGCGAGGCGCGCATCCGCGAAAACTGGCTGCGCCGCGGCTGGGATCCGGACGGGAAATAA
- a CDS encoding DUF362 domain-containing protein: protein MRKDQILVTYGSDLKRMAGELMAAADVQAQLKSGMRIALKPNLVVAKPSSTGATTSPELAAGIVEYLLEYGFKDIDIIEGSWVGDDTGRAFEVCGYRALAKRYGLGLYDLKRDATVTRKVGGETLTLCRRAAEADFLINMPVLKAHCQTALTCALKNMKGCIPDREKRRFHQAGLHGPIGALAKALPPQLTVVDGLCGDLTFEEGGTPVQMNRAMLAWDPVKMDAYAAELIGLELSEVPYIGIAERLGAGSTQIGGDTVIELNRAEGGAITPQATRRVAHLAAHVEAFQACSACYGSLIHALQRMDEAGQLGRLKGKVHIGQGNRGKAGAGIGIGACCKGYERCVMGCPPSAREILAELTKER, encoded by the coding sequence ATGCGTAAGGATCAGATACTGGTGACCTACGGAAGCGATTTAAAGCGGATGGCCGGGGAACTGATGGCTGCGGCGGATGTACAGGCACAGCTTAAAAGCGGCATGCGCATTGCCCTAAAGCCCAACCTGGTAGTGGCCAAGCCCTCATCTACCGGGGCGACCACCTCGCCGGAGCTGGCCGCGGGGATCGTTGAATATCTGCTGGAATATGGCTTTAAGGATATCGACATCATCGAAGGTTCCTGGGTGGGGGACGATACCGGGCGGGCTTTTGAAGTTTGCGGCTACCGGGCTCTGGCCAAGCGGTATGGGCTGGGGCTGTACGATCTCAAGCGGGATGCGACCGTTACCCGCAAGGTGGGCGGCGAGACGCTGACGCTCTGCCGGCGGGCGGCTGAGGCGGATTTCCTCATTAACATGCCGGTGTTAAAAGCCCATTGCCAAACGGCGCTGACCTGCGCGCTGAAGAATATGAAGGGCTGCATCCCGGATCGGGAAAAGCGGCGCTTCCACCAGGCGGGGCTGCACGGGCCCATCGGTGCGCTGGCCAAGGCCCTGCCCCCGCAGCTGACGGTGGTAGACGGACTGTGCGGAGACCTGACCTTTGAAGAAGGCGGGACGCCGGTGCAGATGAACCGCGCCATGCTGGCCTGGGATCCGGTCAAGATGGACGCCTATGCGGCCGAGCTGATCGGCCTGGAATTAAGCGAGGTGCCTTATATCGGCATCGCGGAAAGGCTGGGCGCGGGCAGCACGCAGATCGGCGGAGATACCGTGATCGAGCTGAACCGGGCCGAGGGCGGAGCGATAACCCCGCAGGCCACCCGGCGGGTAGCCCATCTGGCGGCCCATGTGGAGGCGTTCCAGGCCTGCTCGGCCTGCTATGGCAGCCTGATCCATGCCTTGCAGCGCATGGACGAGGCGGGCCAGCTGGGCAGGCTCAAAGGTAAGGTGCACATTGGCCAGGGTAACCGGGGCAAAGCGGGCGCGGGCATCGGCATCGGCGCGTGCTGTAAAGGATACGAGCGGTGCGTGATGGGCTGCCCGCCCAGCGCGCGGGAGATCTTGGCCGAACTGACGAAAGAACGGTAG